A DNA window from Spirochaeta cellobiosiphila DSM 17781 contains the following coding sequences:
- a CDS encoding DinB family protein, producing the protein MDKQTLILLAQYNRAANLEMNQLIKSLTDDQWNQRFKAFFSSLKSMCNHIYVADNVWLYRFSQLRTFEYVKSLGSTSPLSFKELYTPTISEYLTKRDITDQLLQEFVEEITQEDIDSDLTYLDSRGGEHSHNFGDLALHMFNHQTHHRGMISVYLEGLDIDNDFNSIMSYL; encoded by the coding sequence ATGGATAAACAAACTCTCATATTATTAGCCCAATATAATCGAGCTGCTAATTTAGAAATGAATCAGTTAATTAAATCATTAACAGATGATCAGTGGAATCAACGTTTTAAGGCCTTCTTTTCTTCCCTTAAATCTATGTGTAATCACATCTATGTTGCAGATAATGTGTGGCTGTATCGATTTAGTCAGCTTCGAACCTTTGAATATGTTAAATCTTTAGGTTCTACCAGTCCTCTCTCCTTCAAAGAATTATATACGCCAACTATCTCTGAGTACTTAACTAAGCGAGATATAACAGATCAGCTTCTGCAAGAGTTCGTGGAAGAGATCACCCAAGAGGACATCGATTCTGATTTAACCTATTTAGATTCCCGAGGGGGAGAACATTCCCATAACTTTGGAGACTTAGCTCTTCATATGTTCAATCATCAAACTCACCATAGGGGGATGATTTCTGTCTACCTGGAAGGCTTGGACATTGATAATGACTTCAATAGCATTATGAGTTATTTATAG
- a CDS encoding ABC transporter permease, producing the protein MTSSFIPLWKNEWNLALRYGFVSIYIVLSIIYIVIVRHVPTSIRSEVLQLLIFTDPVVLGFYFVGGSVLFEKSEKVLSSLFVSPIPSYSYLLAKALNFSLLSVMVSFVITIGGIGFSFQPLILFLAVGLTSLVFTLWGLIVVSRKENVPEYLLYSLVYLIPFFIPLLGFFPFTDAWWLYLFPTQATLLLLKGSFQGISAFDLVYSIVYLLVFICISALWAKRWFDKYVIAQIGGGE; encoded by the coding sequence ATGACCAGTTCCTTTATTCCTTTATGGAAAAACGAATGGAACCTTGCCCTTCGCTATGGTTTTGTTAGTATCTATATCGTTCTTTCTATCATTTATATTGTCATTGTGCGTCATGTTCCTACCAGTATCCGTTCAGAAGTCCTTCAGTTGTTGATCTTTACAGATCCTGTAGTTCTAGGCTTTTACTTTGTGGGAGGTTCCGTATTATTTGAAAAAAGTGAAAAGGTGCTCTCCTCCTTATTTGTTTCTCCTATTCCCTCTTACTCCTATCTATTAGCTAAAGCTTTGAATTTCTCCTTACTAAGTGTGATGGTCAGTTTTGTCATTACCATAGGAGGGATTGGCTTCTCCTTTCAACCTTTGATATTGTTTTTAGCCGTTGGCTTGACCTCCTTAGTTTTCACTTTATGGGGGCTGATTGTCGTATCACGAAAAGAGAATGTTCCCGAATACCTTTTATATAGCCTTGTCTATCTAATACCTTTTTTTATTCCTTTATTAGGATTCTTTCCCTTCACAGATGCCTGGTGGCTTTATCTTTTTCCAACTCAGGCCACCTTGCTTTTATTGAAGGGAAGTTTTCAGGGGATTAGTGCTTTTGATCTTGTCTACAGCATTGTTTATCTCTTGGTATTTATCTGTATCAGTGCTTTATGGGCGAAAAGATGGTTCGACAAATATGTCATTGCCCAAATAGGAGGGGGAGAATGA
- a CDS encoding ABC transporter ATP-binding protein yields the protein MIRVSDLYYHYPKTEGDILKGINFQIEQGEIFSLLGPSGAGKSTTLKILIGILDKYRGTVQVDKWDLAHKNRSYYDKIGVSFEFPNLYLKLTALENLRFFASLYHDVKPSFDQLLDQVGLYEYRNKRVEDYSKGMKMRLNFCRALINDPDVLFLDEPVSGLDPVNARKVKDIIQNLKSQGKTIFLTTHNMTIADELSDRVAFMVDGKIPLIDSPHHLKVERSQGTVRLELEQEVCEFPLANLGVNPNFLHKIKDNTILSLHSTEATLEDVFIEVTGQRLEQGEGL from the coding sequence ATGATTAGGGTATCAGATCTATACTATCATTATCCCAAGACAGAGGGTGATATTCTCAAAGGAATTAATTTCCAAATAGAACAGGGAGAAATCTTTTCCCTGTTAGGCCCTTCCGGGGCTGGTAAAAGTACGACACTTAAGATTCTCATCGGTATCTTAGATAAGTATCGAGGAACTGTACAGGTTGATAAATGGGATTTGGCCCATAAGAATCGCTCCTATTATGACAAGATAGGAGTCTCCTTTGAATTCCCTAATTTGTATCTCAAGCTTACAGCCCTAGAGAATCTTCGTTTCTTTGCTTCCTTGTACCATGATGTCAAACCTTCCTTTGATCAACTCCTGGATCAGGTTGGTTTATATGAATATAGGAACAAGCGGGTAGAGGATTATTCCAAGGGTATGAAGATGCGTCTTAATTTCTGTAGAGCCCTCATTAATGATCCTGATGTCTTATTCTTAGATGAACCAGTTAGTGGCTTAGATCCTGTTAATGCCCGTAAGGTAAAGGATATTATTCAGAACTTAAAATCCCAAGGGAAGACTATCTTTTTAACAACCCATAATATGACCATAGCTGATGAATTATCAGACCGTGTGGCCTTTATGGTCGATGGTAAGATTCCCCTTATTGATAGTCCTCATCATCTCAAAGTGGAAAGAAGTCAGGGAACGGTCAGGCTAGAATTAGAACAAGAAGTCTGTGAGTTCCCCTTAGCTAACTTGGGTGTTAATCCAAACTTTCTTCATAAAATCAAAGATAATACCATTCTATCCCTTCATTCTACAGAAGCTACTTTAGAGGATGTTTTCATTGAAGTAACCGGCCAACGGTTGGAGCAAGGGGAAGGGCTATGA
- a CDS encoding TetR/AcrR family transcriptional regulator, whose translation MPKAFGNEEKEEIKQTLITEGRRLFERYGIRKTSVSEIAKAAGIGKGTFYLFYQSKEELFIDVLDIFEGEMQQALILQIKESSLSKKDKLKKLLGFLFEKQYDNPLMEVLMNEKQMEEILSKIPEDKLEGFLNRDEAMVEQLGAFFGDSFTAFPPKVLSGLFRNLYVMNFQKRLIGEDVFDEVASLMIDFIADGLVKEDQ comes from the coding sequence ATGCCAAAAGCTTTTGGTAATGAAGAAAAAGAAGAGATAAAACAGACCCTTATCACAGAGGGGCGTCGCCTCTTTGAACGTTATGGAATACGTAAGACAAGTGTCTCGGAGATAGCCAAAGCCGCCGGTATTGGAAAGGGGACATTCTATCTATTCTATCAATCCAAGGAAGAGCTTTTCATCGATGTACTAGATATCTTTGAAGGGGAGATGCAACAAGCCCTCATCTTACAAATAAAAGAATCCTCCCTTAGTAAAAAAGACAAGCTCAAGAAACTCTTGGGATTTCTCTTCGAAAAGCAATATGACAATCCCCTTATGGAGGTCTTGATGAATGAGAAGCAAATGGAAGAGATCCTAAGCAAAATCCCTGAGGATAAATTAGAAGGTTTTCTCAATCGAGATGAGGCTATGGTGGAACAATTAGGGGCTTTTTTCGGAGATAGCTTTACAGCCTTTCCTCCTAAAGTCCTAAGTGGTTTGTTCCGGAATTTGTATGTCATGAACTTCCAAAAGCGCCTTATTGGGGAAGATGTCTTTGATGAGGTGGCTAGCTTGATGATTGATTTTATAGCAGATGGTCTTGTTAAGGAGGACCAATGA
- a CDS encoding methyltransferase domain-containing protein codes for MNKQERFNAEASSWVKMKDLPWAKMRYEISHHFLMETITEKPLKILNVGCGDGIESLLLDDLKAEHLLVDYSEEMINQAEQFLSHAGFNSPYKAIVSNVYELESKITGKYDLILFHNVLEYIDDPKQAIAILKSLLSDKGILSIRHLNRYTNMVAPALFQNNLDIVEKYLKTPEFDSSFDITMMTYTGEEVEEFITQNGLDCLHRYGVMSLNNYIVNNEIKYEPDFYNKQKELEIYMADKFPYYHMARFGLFYCKKK; via the coding sequence ATGAATAAACAAGAAAGATTTAATGCAGAGGCCTCCTCATGGGTGAAAATGAAAGACTTGCCTTGGGCAAAGATGCGATATGAGATAAGCCATCATTTTCTGATGGAGACCATAACAGAAAAACCTCTTAAGATACTCAATGTAGGTTGTGGTGATGGGATTGAATCTCTTTTGCTAGATGATCTTAAGGCAGAGCACTTGCTAGTTGATTACTCAGAAGAGATGATAAATCAAGCGGAACAATTCTTGTCCCATGCCGGATTCAATAGTCCTTATAAGGCTATCGTTTCTAATGTGTATGAACTGGAATCAAAGATTACTGGGAAATATGATCTGATTTTATTCCATAATGTATTGGAATACATTGACGATCCCAAGCAAGCTATAGCTATATTAAAATCCCTTCTATCGGATAAGGGGATACTCTCTATTCGACATTTAAATCGATACACCAATATGGTTGCCCCTGCCCTCTTTCAAAATAACCTTGATATAGTGGAAAAATATTTGAAGACTCCTGAGTTTGATTCCTCCTTCGATATTACCATGATGACTTATACAGGAGAGGAAGTAGAAGAGTTTATTACACAAAACGGATTAGATTGCCTTCATCGATATGGTGTCATGTCCTTAAATAACTATATTGTTAATAATGAAATAAAGTACGAACCAGACTTTTATAATAAGCAAAAAGAATTGGAGATCTATATGGCGGATAAGTTCCCTTATTATCATATGGCTCGTTTTGGATTGTTTTATTGTAAAAAGAAATAA
- the recQ gene encoding DNA helicase RecQ, whose product MIDTNNTPGTAHKLLKSIFGYSSFRDNQENVIEAITSGRDVFTSMPTGGGKSLCYQIPGLMFEGLTVVISPLIALMKDQVDEALSKGIPAAFLNSTLQKEEISQIYSKLNRKEIKLLYLSPERLAIEGYLEQLEQFNINFFAVDEAHCLSEWGHDFRPDYLILSSIRSHFPDVPMAAFTATATTKVQSDIIRILGLKDPLVVRASFNRQELNYQVKPKTEVLSQISGFIKNHPEESGIVYRLSRKDVSKTAAYLIGQGLKALPYHAGLSKEERSQNQEAFNKDEVDIIVATTAFGMGINKNNIRYVIHGDLPKSMEGYYQETGRAGRDGLDSQCVLFFSTGDISKQQYFIDQIDDPTEQVKAKDNLNRLIRYSTVNVCRRKQILEYFDEDHRGECGNCDICNDTTNKIEATIDGQKVLSAIIRTNEGFGINHIIDIVWGADTEKIRSRNHQELKTFGVGRDKSKKWWRNIITELIAQQAIYQDTERFNVLCLTSLGKDILFGKRDFYISDTAVSPEKEGLSRNDLLDRSDFQDDDLYKRLRDKRTEIAQENQVPPYIVFSDKTLKDMAQIKPQNEEEFLLVSGVGEKKLEVYGPLFLPIIRDYLEE is encoded by the coding sequence TTGATTGATACAAACAACACACCAGGGACCGCCCATAAGCTCCTGAAAAGCATCTTTGGCTATAGTTCTTTTCGTGATAACCAAGAGAATGTTATAGAAGCTATTACTTCGGGACGGGACGTTTTTACCTCCATGCCGACAGGGGGTGGCAAAAGTTTGTGTTATCAAATACCTGGACTTATGTTTGAAGGACTCACGGTCGTTATCAGTCCCTTAATAGCCCTAATGAAGGATCAAGTAGATGAAGCACTCAGTAAAGGGATACCAGCGGCCTTCCTCAATAGTACCTTACAGAAGGAAGAGATAAGCCAAATCTATTCTAAGCTTAATCGAAAGGAGATCAAGCTTCTCTATTTATCCCCTGAACGTTTAGCCATTGAGGGCTACTTAGAACAGCTGGAACAGTTCAATATTAACTTCTTCGCCGTAGATGAAGCCCATTGTCTATCCGAATGGGGACATGACTTTCGTCCTGATTACCTGATCTTATCAAGCATTCGTTCCCATTTCCCAGATGTTCCTATGGCCGCCTTCACCGCAACAGCTACGACTAAAGTCCAATCAGATATCATTCGTATACTTGGTTTAAAAGATCCTCTTGTGGTGAGAGCGTCTTTTAATCGTCAGGAATTGAATTATCAGGTTAAGCCTAAGACAGAGGTCCTGTCCCAGATATCCGGTTTTATCAAGAATCATCCTGAAGAATCGGGGATAGTATACCGCCTGAGCCGTAAGGATGTGAGTAAGACAGCAGCTTATCTCATAGGGCAAGGCTTAAAAGCCCTCCCCTACCATGCCGGTCTTAGCAAGGAAGAAAGAAGCCAGAATCAGGAAGCTTTTAATAAGGATGAAGTGGATATCATAGTAGCGACAACAGCCTTTGGTATGGGTATCAATAAAAACAATATCCGTTATGTCATCCATGGAGACCTCCCGAAAAGTATGGAAGGCTACTATCAGGAGACAGGGAGAGCCGGAAGAGACGGCCTTGATTCCCAATGTGTGCTCTTCTTCAGCACAGGGGACATTAGTAAGCAGCAATACTTCATCGATCAGATAGACGATCCTACAGAACAGGTCAAGGCTAAGGATAACCTCAATCGTCTCATCCGTTATTCGACGGTTAATGTATGCCGTCGTAAGCAGATACTGGAATACTTTGATGAAGATCATAGGGGCGAATGTGGGAATTGTGACATTTGTAATGATACAACAAACAAGATAGAAGCCACCATCGATGGTCAGAAAGTTCTATCTGCCATCATTAGAACTAATGAAGGGTTTGGCATTAACCATATCATCGATATTGTCTGGGGTGCGGATACGGAGAAAATCAGAAGCCGGAATCATCAAGAACTCAAGACCTTTGGCGTGGGGAGAGATAAAAGTAAGAAATGGTGGCGAAATATTATTACCGAGTTGATAGCCCAGCAGGCGATCTATCAGGACACAGAGAGATTTAATGTCCTCTGCCTTACCTCCTTAGGGAAGGATATTCTCTTTGGGAAAAGGGATTTCTACATTAGTGATACAGCCGTATCTCCAGAAAAAGAAGGTCTCTCCCGTAATGATCTCTTAGATAGATCAGATTTCCAGGATGATGACTTGTATAAACGCTTAAGGGATAAACGTACAGAGATAGCTCAAGAGAACCAGGTCCCTCCTTATATTGTCTTCTCTGATAAAACCCTTAAGGATATGGCACAGATAAAGCCTCAGAATGAGGAAGAGTTTCTGTTGGTATCTGGTGTTGGGGAAAAGAAGTTAGAAGTGTATGGGCCTTTATTCCTTCCTATTATAAGGGATTATTTGGAGGAGTGA